The genomic window CCGCGGCGAGAACCTGTTCCGCCGCAATGCGTTCAAGAGCATCCTGGTGGCCCGCTACGTCGGTGCCATCCGCCCGTTCGTACCGGCCATCGCCGGCATGATGAAGATGCCGGCCGGCCGCTACGTGCAGGCCAGTGGCATTGCCAGCATTTCCTGGGCGGTGCTGTTCCTGGCCCCGGGCTGGATTCTTGGCGAAGCCTACGACGCGGTGGCCGCCGTGGCCGGCCGTCTGGTGGTCGTGGTCGGCCTGCTGGCGGTGATCCTCAGCCTGGTCTGGGCCATCGTGCTGTACGGCTACCGCTGGTCGGCCGCACGCATGGACAACTGGCTGGCGCGTCTGCTGGACTGGTCCAACCGCCACCCGACGCTGGGCCGCTACACGGTCGGCGTGCTCGATCCGAAGCGCCGCGAATCGGTGCCGCTGGCGATGCTGGCGTTGATGCTGCTGTTGCTGGGCTGGGGCTGGTTCGCGCTGTTGACCGTGGTGGTCGCCCACGGCGAGCCGCTGGCCGTCGACCTGCTGGTGCACCAGGCGATGCTGGCCCTGCGCAATCCGCTGGCCGACTACCCGATGGCCGCGCTGGCGTCGCTGGGCGCCTGGCAGGTGCTGTTGCCGGCCACCGCTGCGGCGATGGGCTACCTGGTCTGGCGCCGGCGCTGGATGGCCGCCGCACACTGGCTGGCCGCGCTGGCGTTCGGCCTGGCCCTGACGATGCTGCTCGGCGCCACGGTGGATGTGGTGCGCCCGGTCGATGCCAGCAGCGGCTTTGGCTTCCCCTCGGTGTCGGTGACCATGGCCACCATCACCTTCGGCTTCTTCGCGGTGCTGATCGCCCGTGAGATGCCCGGCCGCACCCGCGTCTGGCCCTACCTGGTGTCGGGCATCGTGGTCAGCCTGATCGGCTTCGCGCGCCTGTACCTGGGTGCGCATTGGCTGAGCGATGTGATCGGCGGCATGCTGTTCGGCACGTTCTGGCTGCTGGTGCTGGGGATCGCCTACCGCCGCCGCTTCAACCGCTCGTTCTGGGTCAAGCCGGTGGCGTGGCTGTTCTACGGTGTCTTCGCCGTGGCCGCGATGTGGTACGCGCCGCGCAACATCCCGGTGAAGCTGGAACGCTTCGAACCGTCCCTGCCGGCGCCGCAGGCGATGGACCTGCAGGCCTGGTGGCAGCGTGACTGGTCGCAGCTGCCGGCCCGTCGCAACGAGTTCGACGACGACCAGCGCTGGCCGCTGGACGTGCAGGTGGCCGGACCACTGGCCCCGCTGCAGGCACAGCTGGAAGCACGTGGCTGGAAGATGCAGGCGCAGGCCGGCTGGGAGGAAGCGCTGCAGATGCTGGACAAGAACACCGGCGCCGATGCGCTGCCGGTGCTGCCGGCAACGCTGGATACCCGTGTGGAAGCCCTGCTGATGGTGCGCCAAGGCGCGCAACCGGACGAACGCTACGTGCTGCGCCTGTGGCAGGCGCCGGCCCAGCTGCAGCCGGGTGATACCCCGTTGTGGCTCGGCAGCGCGCAGACGCTGCGTTACGAGCGCCACTTCCAGTGGATCGGCATGTGGCATCCGGTGCGCGGCATCGATCCGGCGCTGAACGCGGTGAAGGAGGCCGTGCAGGGCCTGCCGCAGCGCGAGGACGTGCACAGCGAAACCGGGTTGCCGGTGCTGCGGTTGAAGACGGCACGCTGATGGATCCGCCGGGCATGGCCCGGCGCTACCTGCAATCCGCGCCGTGATGGATCCGCCGCGCATGGCCCGGCGCTACCTGCAATCCGTGCCGTGATGGATCCGCCGGGCATGGCCCGGCGCTACCGGAATGCGGCCTGGTAGCGCCGGGCCATGCCCGGCGCAACGTTCACGCCATGCGTGGCTGGCGATCTACGGCATCCAGCCCAGCAACTGCTGCAGCCGCTGATGCGGATCGTCCAGCTGCAACAGCTGCAGGCGCTGCTGTTCGCTCAACGGCAGCAGTTCGGCCAGCCGCCAGCTGACCCAGCTGGCCTGGTCCAGCAGGGCCGGACGGGCCGGGGCAAAGGCCGCCCCCGCCTGCTCGATGATATGGCCCAGCACCGTCGCCAGCAGCGCGTGCTGCGGCCGCAGTTCATCGTCGGGGTCGTCCTCGCACCAGCGCACGTCGGCGACCACCAGCCCGTTGTCACGCACCCGCGTGCGCTCCACATGGAAGCGGCGGGTACCGCGCAGGCGCAGCTGCAGCACGCCGTCGGCCCCGACGTCGAAATCCTCGATCCGCACCTGCACGCCAAACGCGGCCGGTGTGGCCGGCGCCCCCGTCTCGTGCCCCTCCAGGATCAGGCACACGCCAAACCCCTCGCCGCTGCGGCCGGTTTCACGGACCAGATCCAGATAGCGGGGCTCGAACACGCGCAGGCCAACAGCCGCGCCGGGCAGCAGCGTGGTGTGCAGCGGGAACAGCGGCAGCGACGCGTCGCCGCTCATCGCGCCTGCAGGCCGGCGAGGAAACGCCGCGGCGCGCCGTCGAAGCCGCCGTTGGACATGAACACCACATGGTCACCGCGGCGCGCGTCGGCCTGCAGCTGCGCCAGCAGCGCGTCGGTGTCGGGCACCGCGTGCGCTTCGCCACGCACCGCGGCGATCACCGCCGCCGCATCCCAGGCCAGTTCCGGCCGATGCAGGAACACCACTTCATCGGCCAGCGCCAGCGAGGGCGCCAACGCCTGCGCATGTGCGCCCAGCCGCATCGAATTGCTGCGTGGCTCCATCGCCACCACGATGCGCGCATCGCCGACCCTGGCACGCAGCCCTTCCAGCGTGGTCGCGATCGCGGTCGGATGATGGGCGAAATCGTCGTAGACGGTGATGCCTTCGTGGCTGCCGATCACTTCCATGCGCCGCTTGACGCTGCGGAAGCGCGCCAGTGCCGGGATCACTTCGGCCGGGGCCACTCCCACCGCATGCGCGGCGGCCAGCGCGGCCAGGCCATTGAGCACGTTGTGCCGGCCCAGCAGCGGCCAGTGCACCTCGCCCAGTGCCTGCCCGCGATGATGCACGCGGAACGCACTGCCATCGGCGGCCAGCAGCTCGGCATGCCATTCCAGTGACGGGTCGAAGCCGAAGCGCTCGACCGGGGTCCAGCAGCCCATGGCCAGCACTTCGGCCAGGTGCGGGTCCTCTCCGTTGACGATCAGGCGGCCGCGCGCGGGCACCGTACGCACCAGGTGATGGAACTGGCGCTGGATCGCGGCCACGTCCGGGAAGATGTCGGCGTGGTCGTATTCGAGGTTGTTGAGGATCGCCACCAGCGGCCGGTAGTGGACGAACTTGCTGCGCTTGTCGAAGAAGGCGGTGTCGTACTCATCGGCTTCGACAACGAACTCGCGGCCCTGCCCGAGACGGGCGGATACGCCGAAGTCCTCGGCGACGCCACCGATCAGGAAGCCGGGGGCACGGCCGGCGCTTTCCAGCAGCCAGGTCAGGATGGTGGTGGTCGTGGTCTTCCCATGGGTACCGGCCACGGCCAGCGTGTCGCGGCCCGGCAGGACCTGTTCGGACAACCACTGGGCACCGGAAATGTAGCGCTGGCCAGCATCCAGTACGGCTTCCACCGCTGGATTGCCACGCGACAATGCGTTGCCGATGACGACTTCCGAGGTGCCCGGCGGCACGCTGTCGGCGCGGTAGCCCTGGTCCAGGGTGATGCCCAGCTGTTCGAGCTGGGTCGACATCGGCGGATAGATGGCCTGGTCGCTGCCGCTGACGGTCTGGCCCAGTTCCCGTGCCAGGGCGGCCACGCCGCCCATGAAGGTACCGGCGATTGCAAGGATATGTACGCTGCTCATGAGCGGGGATTGTGACCGATCACGGCTGTATAGGGCCATTGTCGGAAACCGGGTAAGAGAACCCCTACACCCACTGTGAGAAAACTCCAATCGCATGTCAGGGAATTCCCGATAGCGATGTTATGTGAACCCGGACACAATTCAGGATGCCAGCCGCAGTACCCGAACCGGTCCTACTCCCCAAGAGGCCATCCCCAAGGGAGCTCATGCTGTGGGGGCCCTGAGCAAGCCCTTTGCTGGCACCTTCCAACGACACAGGCCTGATCCTCGCGGATCAGGCCTGTGTTTTTTGTGCCTGCGAGGGCCGGCAGCCGCCGGCCCACCGGGTCAGCGCTCGAGCGCCGCCATGATGCGGGCTTCGACCTCGTCCAGCTCGCCGACGCCATCGACGCGGGCCAGGGTGCCACGGCCGGCGTAGAAATCGACCACCGGCGCGGTCTGGTCGTTGTAGACCTGCAGGCGCTGGCGCACCGCGTCCGGCGTGTCATCGGCGCGGCCCTGCTCCTTGGCACGACCGGCAATGCGCTCGACCAGCAGCTCGGTGGCCACGTCCAGCTGCACCACGGCGTCCAGCGGCTGGCCGATCTTGGCCAGCAGGCCGTCCATCGCATTGGCCTGGGCCACGTTGCGCGGGTAGCCATCGAGGATGAAGCCCTTGGCGACATCAGCCTGGGTCAGGCGCGACTCGAGCATGCCCAGCAGGATGTCGTCCGACACCAGGTTGCCGGCATCCATCACCGTCTTGGCCTGCTTGCCCAGTTCCGTGCCCGCGGCGATCTCCGCGCGCAGCATGTCACCGGTCGAAATGTGGGCGATGCCCAGCTTTTCCTTCAGGCGCGTCGCCTGTGTCCCCTTGCCCGAACCGGGCGGTCCCAACAGAACCAATCGCATTGACCTGACTCCAACGTGTTGAAAACAAAGAAGGTTCGCGCCCCGGACGGACCGGTATCGCTGCACCGCAATAGCGCCACTTTACCGCATACGGGTAATGTCCCTGCAATGTCCCCTCCCCCGAGCAGGTAGCAGCATGCGTACTGGCACCCTCCTTTATGCCCAATCCGGCGGCGTCACCGCAGTCATCAATGCCACCGCCGCCGCGGTGATCGAACAGGCCCGCGCCAAGGGCATCAAGGTCCTGGCCGCGCGTAACGGCATCCTCGGCGCCCTGCGCGAGGAACTGATCGACACCAGCAGGGAGAGCGCTGCGGCCATCCGGGCCCTGGCCCATACTCCGGGCGGCGCGTTCGGCTCGTGCCGGGTCAAGCTCAAGTCGCTCGACGCCGACCGCGCCCGATACGACCGTCTGCTGGAGGTGCTGCGCGCCCACGACGTGCGCTGGTTCCTCTACAACGGCGGCAACGACTCGGCCGATACCGCGCTGAAGGTCTCGCAGCTGGCCAAGGCGTCCGGCTACGACCTCACCTGCATCGGCGTGCCCAAGACCATCGACAACGACCTGGCGGTGACCGACACCTGCCCGGGCTTCGGCTCGGCGGCCAAGTACACCGCGGTCTCGGTGCGCGAGGCCGCGCTGGACGTGGCAGCGATGGCCGAGACCTCCACCCGTGTCTTCATCTACGAGGCGATGGGCCGCCATGCCGGCTGGCTGGCCGCTGCGGCGGGCCTGGCCGGCAACGGCGATGACGAGGCGCCGCACATCATCCTGCTGCCCGAGCGCGCCTACGACGAGGCGGTGTTCCTGGCCAAGGTGAAGGCCGTGGTCGAGCGCGTCGGCTACTGCGTGGTGGTGGCGTCGGAAGGCATCGCCACCGCCGATGGCCGCTTCGTCGCCGATGCCGGTGGCGGCAAGGATTCGTTCGGCCACGCGCAGCTGGGCGGCGTGGCCGCGCACCTGGCCGGCCGGGTCAAGGACCAGCTGGGCCTGAAGGTGCACTGGGCACTGCCGGATTACCTGCAGCGTTCGGCCCGCCATCTGGCCAGCCGGACCGACTGGGAGCAGGCACAGGCGGTCGGCAAGGCCGCCGTGCAGCTGGCGCTGAAGGGCCAGAACGGGGTGATGCCGGTGATCGTGCGCAGCAGCGATGCGCCCTACCGCTGGAAGATCGAAGCCGCACCGCTGTCGAAGATCGCCAACCACGAGAAGAAGATGCCGGCCGGCTTCATCCGCCGCGATGGTTTCGGCATCACCGCCAAGGCACGTGCCTACCTGCAGCCCCTGATCAAGGGCGAGGCTCCGCTGCCCTATGGCGCCGATGGCCTGCCGAAGTACGTCACGCTGAAGAACGTCGCAGTGAAGCAGAAACTGCCGCCATTCGAGGGCTGATCCGAAAAAGGGGACGGAGAAACATCATGGCACTGCGTGTTGTTCGGCTCGGTACGCCGCGCGCCGCTGGCGAGGGCCTGCGCATCGGCACCGTGCGGCGTCCACCCCGTGGCGTGCCGCGCAGTGAGTTCGCCAGGCAGGACTGGTACGACGTGTGGTTGCCGACACTGTCACCCAGCGCGGCGCTGGTGAAGCAGGCGCATGAAGCGAGGTCTGCCGCCGACTGGAATGCGTTCTTCCGCCGTTACAAGGCCGAGATGAAGGCGCCCGACGCGGCCCACACGCTGGACCTGCTGGCCGCACTGTCGCAGCACAGCGACATCAGCGTGGGGTGCTACTGTGAGGACGAGGCGCATTGCCACCGCAAGGCCCTGCGCGAGCTGCTGGTGGCGCGCGGGGCGAGGTTGGCCGGCTGATGATGGCGGGGTGCCGGCCAGCAACCGGCACCATCGGGTTCTCTGCCGGGCATGGCCCGGCGCTGGCCGTGTGAGCCGCAGTGTGTCCCCGCGATGCGGGTACACGCCGGCTCAGTTGCAGGCCTTGCCTTCCATCTGCAGCTGCGCGGCGAACATCGTCACCTTCGGGATCTGGCCGGCCGCGGCCTGCTTCTTTGCTTCTTCCAGGTAGATCCGCGACTGGCCCTGTCCATCCAGGGCCTGGGTGTTGTTCACCGGCAGGCGCCACACGCGCACCACCGCCTGCTGTGCCGGACAGGCAGCGTTGGGTACACGGATCACGTCGTTGAGCTTCCAGCCCTTGTCGGCGCTCGGCTGCGCCTTGGCGTAGTCGACGAAACGCGCACGCGGCTGGCACTGTTCACTGGTGCGTACGGCGGAGAAGCGGTACGGCTCGGCGGCCTGGCCGGTGAACGCCCCTTCCAGGCGTGCGCAGGCCTCGGGAATCTGCCGCAGGGTGTGCACTGCGCCCACCGCCTGCGGTGCACCGACGGCACGTTGCCGTTCCGGAGTCTCCGCGGCCAGTGCCGGTACGGCCGGGACCAGAGCGGCAAGCATCAACAGGGACAGGCGCATGGGGAATCTCCTACGGGACTGTGCGCAGGCTTGCAGAGGCTGGCTTAACGGGGTGCAAAGGCCTGCGGCTTTCGAATCATGCCCATGGACTGGCGGCATGCGCCGCGGCTCGCAGGAGCCAGTCGAGCATGGCCTCCAGAAGCCAGTCGAGCACGGCTCGACTCTACAGGGCGCCGAACGCATACTGCAGCCACCAGGGAATGCTGAACACCGCCATACGTCGGACGACCGCCACGGTCGGCACGGGTTGGTTCCAGGCTGCAGCCCGTCGTCCCCCTCGTGGTGCCGTTCATCGCCACTGGATGCTTGTCCATCCATTCTGCGGAGGGGTCTAATGCTGGAACGTCACGGGCTGTCACTGGCGCTGGGCTGCGCCATTCTCGCGATCCTGTTCGGAATCGTCTCGGCGCGCTGGATCCTGCGCCAACCCACCGGCAACGAACGCATGGTCGCGATTGCAACGGCCATCCAGGAGGGCGCGCGCGCCTACCTCAACCGCCAGTACCTGACCATCGGCATCGCCGGCGTGGTGCTGTTCGTGCTGGTCGGCATCTTCCTGAGCTGGTACACCGCGATCGGGTTCGCCGTGGGCGCGGTGTTGTCCGGTGCGGCCGGCTACATCGGCATGAACGTCTCGGTGCGCGCGAATGTCCGCACTGCCGAAGCCGCGCGCCATGGCATCAGCGCGGCGATGGATGTCGCCTTCCGCGGTGGCGCGATCACCGGCATGCTGGTGGTCGGGCTGGGCCTGCTGGGCGTGGCCGGCTACTACGCCCTGCTGCTGCGGCTGGGCCTGCCGATGGAACAGGCGCTGCATGCGCTGGTCGGCCTGGCCTTCGGCTCCTCGCTGATCTCGATCTTCGCGCGCCTCGGCGGTGGCATCTTCACCAAGGGCGCCGACGTCGGTGCCGATCTGGTCGGCAAGGTCGAAGCCGGCATTCCCGAGGACGATCCGCGCAACCCGGCGGTGATCGCCGACAACGTCGGTGACAACGTTGGCGACTGCGCCGGCATGGCCGCCGACCTGTTCGAGACCTACGCGGTCACCGTGATCGCCACCATGCTGCTGGGCAGCCTGATGCTGAGCGAAGCCGGTGCCAATGCGGTGCTGTACCCGCTGGTGCTGGGCGGGGTCTCGATCATCGCTTCGATCATCGGCGCGCTGTTCGTGAAGGTGAAGCCTGGCGGCTCGATCATGGGCGCGCTGTACAAGGGGGTCATCGTCTCCGGCGTGCTGGCCGCGATCGCCTTCTACCCGATCACCACCGGGCTGATGGCCGACAACGTACATGGCCCGATGGCGCTGTACGGCTGCGCGTTGATCGGCCTGGTGCTGACCGGCCTGATCGTATGGATCACCGAGTACTACACCGGCACCCAGTACAAGCCGGTGCAGCACGTCGCCCAGGCGTCGACCACCGGCCATGGCACCAACATCATCGCCGGGCTCGGCATCTCGATGAAGTCCACCGCGCTGCCGGTGATCGCGGTGTGCGCGGCGATCTGGGGTGCGTATGCACTGGCCGGGTTGTACGGCATCGCCATCGCCGCCACTGCAATGCTGTCGATGGCCGGCATGATCGTCGCGCTCGATGCCTATGGGCCGATCACCGACAACGCCGGCGGCATCGCCGAGATGGCCGAGCTGCCCTCGGAGATCCGCGACATCACCGATCCGCTCGATGCCGTGGGCAACACCACCAAGGCGGTCACCAAGGGCTACGCGATCGGCTCGGCGGCACTGGCCGCGCTGGTGCTGTTCGCCGACTACACGCACAACCTGCAGGCCGCCAACCCCGGCCAGGAGTTCCGCTTCGACCTGAGCGACCACACGGTGATCATCGGCCTGCTGATCGGCGGGCTGATTCCCTACCTGTTCGGTGCGATGGCGATGGAAGCGGTCGGCCGCGCCGCCGGCGCGGTGGTCGAGGAAGTGCGGCGCCAGTTCCGCGAGATCCCCGGCATCATGCAGGGCACCGGCAAGCCGCAGTACGACAGGGCGGTGGACATGCTGACCCGCTCGGCGATCCGCGAAATGATCGTGCCGTCGCTGCTGCCGGTGGCGGTGCCGGTAGTGGTCGGCCTGCTGCTGGGGCCGCGCGCGCTGGGCGGCCTGCTGATCGGCACGATCGTCACCGGCCTGTTCGTGGCCATTTCGATGACCACCGGCGGCGGTGCCTGGGACAACGCCAAGAAGTACATCGAGGACGGCCACTTCGGCGGCAAGGGCAGCGACGCGCACAAGGCGGCGGTCACCGGCGATACCGTCGGCGACCCGTACAAGGACACCGCCGGCCCGGCGATCAATCCGCTGATCAAGATCATCAACATCGTGGCGCTGCTGCTGGTGCCGCTGCTGTAGATCCACGCGATGCGTGGTTGATGGATCCGCCGCCCGTGCCGGTCAGCGTCCGCGCAGGTAGAACGCCACCGGCACCATCACTTCCACCGGGTCGCCGGCCACCTCGGCCGGCGGCGCCGGCACCGGGCTGGCACGCTGCACGGTCTCCAGCGTCTCTTGGTCAAGCAACGCAAAGCCGCTGCTGCGCTCGACGTGCGGCGCGGACACGCGACCGTCGCGGGCGACGGCGAAGCGCACATAGGTGATGCCCTGCTGGCGCAGCCGCTCGGCCTGCCGTGGATAGCGTCGATGCTGCTGCAGATGCCCCAGCAGCAACGCCTGCCAGGTGGCGTTGGCGCGACTGCGCTCGCCCGCTGTGGTGCGCGGCGCCGCGTAACTGGCCGCCGCCTGCGCAGGAACGTCAGGCGGTGCCAGGGTTCGATCGACAGTGGCGTCGGCGGTGTCCTGTGTCGGCTCCGCAGGCGGCTCGTGGGGGGGTGCCAACGTTCCCTGCGGCTGCGGCGGCGCCTTGATCGGCTCCTGCGGCCTGGGCAGTGGCGCGCGCCGTTGCTGCTCCTGCTGCAGCGGCCCTGCCGGCAGCGCGCGCGGCGGTACCGGTGGCGCCTGTGCGGCCGGTGCCAGTTCCAGCATCAGGGCAGCGGCAGGCGCGACCGCCGCGACCCTGGGTGCCCGCACGGCCCACCACCACGCCGCCGCGATCAACAGCGCATGCGCCAACAGCACGATCACCAGGCTCGTTGCCCAGCGCTGCAGTCCGCTCATCGAGCGCCCTGCTCCAGGCCCACCAGGGCGACCTTCAGGTAGCCGGCGTGGCGCAGGGCATCCAGCGCAGCCATCAGCTCACCATAGGGCACGCGCTGGTCCGCGCGCAGATAGATGCGCTGCGAGGCATCGCCTGCGGTTGCCGCCTGCAGCGCAGCGGGCAGCGTCGCCTGCGTAACGGGCTGTTCGCCAACGCGCAGCGACAGGTCGGCCTGCACGGTCACATACACCGGCGCGCGTTCTGCCGGCGTCGCCTGTGCGCTGCTGGCTGGCAGCTGCACGGGCACCGACACCGTCGCCAGCGGCGCGGCCACCATGAAGATGATCAGCAACACCAGCATCACATCGATGAAGGGCGTGACGTTGATCTCATGTGCTTCTTCCGGTGATTCCTCGCGCCCGGATGCGGTCCTGATCGCCATCGTCGTGCCTCAGTGCACGGCACGCAGCGGGCCGGCCGTCACCCGTGGCGCGGCGCGATCCAGATCGCGCGACACCAGCTGCTGCACCGCGGCGGACAGATCGCCCAGCAATCCGCGCAGACCGGCCAGCACACGGGTGAAGTGGTTGTAGACCAGCACCGCCGGAATCGCGGCAACCAGGCCCAGTGCGGTTGCCAGCAGCGCCTCGGCAATGCCCGGGGCGACCACCGCCAGGTTGGTGGTGTTGCTGTGGGCGATGCCGATGAAGCTGTTCATGATGCCCCACACCGTACCGAACAGACCCACGAACGGGGCCACCGCACCGATGCTGGCGAGCACGCCGATGCCGCGACGCTGGCTGCGTCCTGTCTCCAGTTCCAGCCGCTCCAGGCGTGAGGCCACGCGTTCCTTGATGCCCTCGCGTGCATCCAGTTCCTGCGAAAGCCGCAGCTCGGTACGCGCGGCATCCAGCATGGCCGCAGCGATGCCCTGTTGCAGCGGGCCGCCCCCATTGCCGGCCGGCAGGCTGGGCGCAGACAGCAGCAGCGCACGTGCGGCACGCAGCGCGCGGGCCTGCCGGGCAAGTTCCCATCCCTTGGCCAGCAGTACCGTCCAGGTTGCCAGCGAGGCCAGCGCGAGCGCGATCATCACCGCCTTCACCACCACATCGGCGGCCAGGTACATGCCCCAGGGCGTGAGGGCGGGGGCGGCCACGGGAGCCAGGTCAGCAGGCAGCATCATCGGGGGTTCCATTGGAATCGGGGGGCGTCGCACGGCGGCGGGAGGCGCGCGGATCGGCCGCATCGTCCACTTCCACCAGCGGCGCAGGATCAGACCGGGGCGCCGGTCGACTCAGCACATAGCCGGCGCTGACGGCAAAGAACAGGCCTACCCCCAGCAACAGCCGCCAGGAGGGATGCGCGCCCCAGCAGAAAAGCGCGAACCCCACCGCCATGCCGGCGCTGGCGAACGCCTTGCCCTTGCCGGATACCGCGCCCTGCTCGCGCCACAGCCGCAACGATGGGCCGTAGCGTGGATGGGCGAGCAGGCGCTGCTCGAACTTCGGCGAACTGCGGGCGAAGCAGCCCACCGCCAGGATCAGGAAGATGGTGGTGGGCATCACCGGCAGCAGTGCGCCGATCACGCCCAGCGCGACCATCAGCCAGCCCAGCACGAACCAGAGCCAACGCATCAGCCGTGGCCCTGTGCTTGCCCGTGCATCAGGAGAATTCCACTTCAACATGGCCATGCACGCTGCGGAACGCGGCATCGGCGGCGTCGATCACCTGCTGCTCCTGCGCCGGGGTCAGCGGCACTGCATCGAGCGCGGCGGTGAATTCGCGCCAGTGCCGTGCGGCGCCATCGGGGTGCGCTGCCAGGTGACGGGCACCGAAATCCCGGTCCAGGCCCAGAGCGCCGGCCATCTTGTACAGCACGGTGCCGCCCAGGTTGGAGCCTTCGGCAACATACAGCCAGCCCAGCGCGGTCGGCAGCGGCAGGTCGTCGCCCAGGGCCTGGATGTCCTCGCCGGGCAGGGTCTGTTCCAGATCCTGCAGGTCGCTGCGGACCTGCTGCAGGCGGCGGCGCTCGGACAGGTCGGGCAGCAGCGCGTCCAGCGCGGGGCTGGCATACAGCGCGTCGATGCTGCGGTGGAAGCGGTACTGCACGCGCAGGAAGCGGGCAAAGTTGCTGCGGTCGGCGAAGATGTCACCGGCCATGATGCGCTTGTCGAGTGCACCATGGCTGTCGCGGGTAGCGGCCTTCAGCCGCACGCTGCGGCTGCTTTCGTGGGATGTCTGGGCGGTCATGGGGGCAATGCCAGCGGAAGCGTCCTCCTGTAGACGCTCCCGGCGGGACTTCCCCCAAGCCCGCTTGCACCGATAATGCTGCTTTCCATTCACCTGCCAGGCCACTACCGATGATCACCACCGAACCCCGCATGACCAACCTGTTCCTGCAGCTGGGCCTGGATGCCAGTGCCGAGGGCATCGCCACGTTCATCCGCGGCCATCAGCTCGCTGCCGACGTGGAAGTGGCCGACGCGCCCTATTGGAATGAAGCGCAGCGCCAGTTCCTGGCCGAGTCGCTGCAGGCCGACGCCGCGTGGAGCACGGTTGTGGATGAACTGAACGAGTCGCTGCACGAAGAAGCGGTGAAGGCTGCGCGCGGGGTGTAAGCAGACGCCGGGCATGGCCCGGCGCTACCCTGCAGCTGGTCAATGGATCCACGCCACGCGTGGATCGCCAATCAATACCGCCAGGTGATGGCCAACCGCGCGGTGCGACCCGGGGCAGGCATCACGCCCAAGGCAAGCGGGTCCAGATAGTACCGATCGGTCACGTTGTCCACATTCGCTTCCACCGACCACTGGTCGTTGAAGTTCCAGCTCGCAAACAGATCCACCAGCGTGGTCGGCCGGTACAGCTGCTGGATCGCCGACAAACCAACGTTCCATTCCTTGTCCAGCTTGCTGATGGGCCCTGCGTTGTGCACCACGCGGGTACCGAAGGTCAGGCGCTCGTCGAACAGGCGCGAGCCCACGGTCAGGTTGACCATGTAGCGCGGCGGGTTCTGCGTGTTGCTGTAGGAGCCTTCGAAGCCGCCATCGACGCAGTCGGGGGTGTTGGCCAGCTCCGCGATCTTCCGCTGCACGCCGTAGGCGCGACGCTCGGCGGCGATGTCCGGCGCGCAGGTCTTGGCCTTGAAGTAATAGTGCGCCGACAGGTCGGCGAACAGCTTGCCGGCGTCATAGCTGGACTGGAACTCCAGACCCGAGACCTTGAAGCGATCGACGTTGCGGATCAGGCCGGCCGACAGCGTGCGGTAGTCGCGGGTGATCAGGTCGTCGATGCGGGTATCGAAGTACGCCAGCTTCAGCGCCAGCCGGTCGCCCGCGGTGAACAGGTCATGCTGGATGGTGCTGGCACCCAGTTCCCAACTGTGCGCACGCTCGGGCTTCAGCTCGTCCACCGGCTTGGCGGCGGTGAACAGGCCCAGCGTGGTCTCGAACAGGCTCGGCAGCTTGGTCCCTTCGGCGTATTTCAGGTAGACCATGCTGTCTTCGCTGAAGCGGAACGCCACGCTGGCGGTCGGCGAGAACGCGCTGTCGCGGCGGCGGATCGGCGTCGACCAGGTCCAGCTGACCGGCACGCGCAGGTCTTCGGCCGCATCGGCATCATAGAAATTCCAGCCGCCGATGTCGGCCACCGTGCCCTTCTTGTAGGGCGAGGCCAGCAACGAGTCCTGGGTGAA from Stenotrophomonas sp. 704A1 includes these protein-coding regions:
- a CDS encoding DUF2789 domain-containing protein, whose product is MITTEPRMTNLFLQLGLDASAEGIATFIRGHQLAADVEVADAPYWNEAQRQFLAESLQADAAWSTVVDELNESLHEEAVKAARGV